The Macaca thibetana thibetana isolate TM-01 chromosome 19, ASM2454274v1, whole genome shotgun sequence genome has a segment encoding these proteins:
- the RTN2 gene encoding reticulon-2 isoform X1 — MGQVLPVFAHCKEAPSTASSTPDSTEGGNDDSDFRELHTAREFSEEDEEETTSQDWGTPRELTFSYIAFDGVVGSGGRRDSTARRPRPQGRSVSEPRDQHPQPSLGDSLESIPSLSQSPEPGHRGDSDTAPPSERPLEDLRLRLDKLGWVAGGVGSGEDSSTSSSTPLEDEEPEESNRLEAGEAGEELDLRLRLAQSSPPEVLTPQLSPGSGTPQAGTPSPSRSRDSNSGPEEPLLEEEEKQRGPLEQEPIRGQCFDSTDQLEFTVEPRLLVADLLYWKDTRTSGVVFTGLMVSLLCLLHFSIVSVAAHVALLLLCGTISLRVYRKVLQAVHRGDGANPFQAYLDVDLTLTREQTERLSQQIASRVVSAATQLRHFFLVEDLVDSLKLALLFYILTFVGAIFNGLTLLILGVIGLFTIPLLYRQHQAQIDQYVGLVTNQLSHIKAKIRAKIPGTGALASAAAAVSGSKAKAE; from the exons ATGGGGCAGGTCCTGCCGGTCTTCGCCCACTGCA AAGAAGCTCCGTCTACAGCCTCCTCAACCCCTGATTCCACAGAAG GAGGGAACGACGACTCTGATTTTCGGGAGCTGCACACAGCCCGGGAATTCTcagaggaggacgaggaggagacCACGTCGCAGGACTGGGGCACCCCCCGGGAGTTGACCTTCTCCTACATCGCCTTTGATGGCGTAGTGGGCTCCGGGGGCCGTAGGGATTCAACTgcccgccgcccccgcccccaggGCCGCTCAGTCTCGGAACCACGAGACCAGCACCCtcagcccagcctgggcgacagcttGGAGAGCATCCCCAGCCTGAGCCAATCCCCAGAGCCTGGACACCGGGGTGATTCTGACACCGCCCCTCCATCCGAGCGCCCCCTGGAAGACCTGAGGCTTCGGTTGGACAAGCTGGGCTGGGTGGCCGGGGGAGTGGGATCCGGGGAGGACTCTTCCACCAGCAGCTCCACCCCGCTGGAAGACGAAGAACCCGAAGAATCCAACAGATTGGAGGCAGGAGAAGCTGGGGAAG AACTGGACCTACGACTCCGACTTGCTCAGTCCTCACCGCCCGAGGTCTTGACTCCCCAGCTCAGTCCGGGCTCTGGCACACCCCAGGCCGGTACTCCGTCCCCATCCCGATCTCGAGATTCGAACTCTGGGCCCGAAGAGCCTTtgctggaagaggaagaaaagcagcGGGGGCCACTGGAGCAAGAGCCAATAAGGGGACAGTGCTTCGATAGCACGGACCAATTAGAATTCACGGTGGAGCCACGCCTTCTAG TGGCGGACTTGCTGTACTGGAAGGACACGAGGACATCAGGAGTGGTCTTCACAGGCCTCATggtctccctcctctgcctcctgcactTTAGCATCGTGTCCGTGGCCGCGCACGTGGCTCTGTTGCTGCTCTGCGGCACCATCTCTCTCAGGGTTTACCGCAAAGTGCTGCAGGCCGTGCACCGGGGGGACGGAGCCAACCCTTTCCA GGCCTACCTGGATGTGGACCTCACCCTGACTCGGGAGCAGACGGAACGTTTGTCCCAGCAGATCGCCTCCCGCGTGGTCTCGGCGGCCACGCAGCTGCGGCATTTCTTCCTGGTAGAAGACCTCGTGGATTCCCTCAAG CTGGCCCTCCTCTTCTACATCTTGACCTTCGTGGGTGCCATCTTCAATGGTTTGACGCTTCTCATTCTGG GAGTGATCGGTCTATTCACCATCCCCCTGCTGTACCGGCAGCACCAG GCTCAGATCGACCAGTATGTGGGGTTGGTGACCAATCAGTTGAGCCACATCAAAGCTAA GATCCGAGCTAAAATCCCAGGGACCGGAGCCCTGGCCTCTGCAGCAGCCGCAGTCTCCGGATCCAAAGCCAAAGCCGAATGA
- the RTN2 gene encoding reticulon-2 isoform X2 — protein MGQVLPVFAHCKEAPSTASSTPDSTEGGNDDSDFRELHTAREFSEEDEEETTSQDWGTPRELTFSYIAFDGVVGSGGRRDSTARRPRPQGRSVSEPRDQHPQPSLGDSLESIPSLSQSPEPGHRGDSDTAPPSERPLEDLRLRLDKLGWVAGGVGSGEDSSTSSSTPLEDEEPEESNRLEAGEAGEELDLRLRLAQSSPPEVLTPQLSPGSGTPQAGTPSPSRSRDSNSGPEEPLLEEEEKQRGPLEQEPIRGQCFDSTDQLEFTVEPRLLGTAMEWLKTSLLLAVYKTVPILELSPPLWTAIGWVQRGPTPPTPVLWVLLKWAKSPRSSGVPSLSLGADMGSKVADLLYWKDTRTSGVVFTGLMVSLLCLLHFSIVSVAAHVALLLLCGTISLRVYRKVLQAVHRGDGANPFQAYLDVDLTLTREQTERLSQQIASRVVSAATQLRHFFLVEDLVDSLKLALLFYILTFVGAIFNGLTLLILGVIGLFTIPLLYRQHQAQIDQYVGLVTNQLSHIKAKIRAKIPGTGALASAAAAVSGSKAKAE, from the exons ATGGGGCAGGTCCTGCCGGTCTTCGCCCACTGCA AAGAAGCTCCGTCTACAGCCTCCTCAACCCCTGATTCCACAGAAG GAGGGAACGACGACTCTGATTTTCGGGAGCTGCACACAGCCCGGGAATTCTcagaggaggacgaggaggagacCACGTCGCAGGACTGGGGCACCCCCCGGGAGTTGACCTTCTCCTACATCGCCTTTGATGGCGTAGTGGGCTCCGGGGGCCGTAGGGATTCAACTgcccgccgcccccgcccccaggGCCGCTCAGTCTCGGAACCACGAGACCAGCACCCtcagcccagcctgggcgacagcttGGAGAGCATCCCCAGCCTGAGCCAATCCCCAGAGCCTGGACACCGGGGTGATTCTGACACCGCCCCTCCATCCGAGCGCCCCCTGGAAGACCTGAGGCTTCGGTTGGACAAGCTGGGCTGGGTGGCCGGGGGAGTGGGATCCGGGGAGGACTCTTCCACCAGCAGCTCCACCCCGCTGGAAGACGAAGAACCCGAAGAATCCAACAGATTGGAGGCAGGAGAAGCTGGGGAAG AACTGGACCTACGACTCCGACTTGCTCAGTCCTCACCGCCCGAGGTCTTGACTCCCCAGCTCAGTCCGGGCTCTGGCACACCCCAGGCCGGTACTCCGTCCCCATCCCGATCTCGAGATTCGAACTCTGGGCCCGAAGAGCCTTtgctggaagaggaagaaaagcagcGGGGGCCACTGGAGCAAGAGCCAATAAGGGGACAGTGCTTCGATAGCACGGACCAATTAGAATTCACGGTGGAGCCACGCCTTCTAG GAACAGCTATGGAATGGTTAAAGACATCATTGCTTTTGGCTGTTTACAAGACGGTTCCAATTTTGGAATTGTCCCCACCTCTATGGACAGCCATTGGCTGGGTCCAAAGGGGCCCCACCCCCCCTACTCCTGTTCTCTGGGTTCTACTGAAGTGGGCAAAATCCCCGAGAAGCAGCGGTGTCCCCAGCCTCTCACTCGGAGCCGATATGGGGAGTAAAG TGGCGGACTTGCTGTACTGGAAGGACACGAGGACATCAGGAGTGGTCTTCACAGGCCTCATggtctccctcctctgcctcctgcactTTAGCATCGTGTCCGTGGCCGCGCACGTGGCTCTGTTGCTGCTCTGCGGCACCATCTCTCTCAGGGTTTACCGCAAAGTGCTGCAGGCCGTGCACCGGGGGGACGGAGCCAACCCTTTCCA GGCCTACCTGGATGTGGACCTCACCCTGACTCGGGAGCAGACGGAACGTTTGTCCCAGCAGATCGCCTCCCGCGTGGTCTCGGCGGCCACGCAGCTGCGGCATTTCTTCCTGGTAGAAGACCTCGTGGATTCCCTCAAG CTGGCCCTCCTCTTCTACATCTTGACCTTCGTGGGTGCCATCTTCAATGGTTTGACGCTTCTCATTCTGG GAGTGATCGGTCTATTCACCATCCCCCTGCTGTACCGGCAGCACCAG GCTCAGATCGACCAGTATGTGGGGTTGGTGACCAATCAGTTGAGCCACATCAAAGCTAA GATCCGAGCTAAAATCCCAGGGACCGGAGCCCTGGCCTCTGCAGCAGCCGCAGTCTCCGGATCCAAAGCCAAAGCCGAATGA
- the PPM1N gene encoding probable protein phosphatase 1N — MAALARQLQRLLWTACKKKEREKEGEEEEEDEKEDEEEGRGALDGPRSLLTAPRRAQRPHGGAEASCGLRFGASAAQGWRARMEDAHCTWLSLPGLPLGWALFAVLDGHGGARAARFGARHLPDHVLEELGPEPSEPEGVREALRRAFLSADKRLRSLWPRVETGGSTAVALLVSPRFLYLAHCGDSRAVLSRAGAVAFSTDDHRPLRPRERERIHAAGGTIRRRRVEGSLAVSRALGDFAYKEAPGRPPELQLVSAEPEVAALARQAEDEFMLLASDGVWDTMSAAALAGLVASRLRLGLAPELLCAQLLDTCLCKGSLDNMTCILVCFPGAPRPSEEAIRRELALEAALGRRIAELCADAQELPSLNTVFRTLASEDIPDLPPGGGLDCKAAVIAEAYSQICQVSEECREKGQNGAGKSTPTHLGSALDMET; from the exons ATGGCGGCCCTGGCCCGCCAGCTGCAGCGTCTCCTCTGGACCGCTTGcaagaaaaaggagagggagaaggagggggaggaggaagaggaggatgaaaaggaggatgaagaggaggGGCGCGGGGCCCTCGATGGGCCTCGGTCTCTGTTGACAGCGCCGCGCCGCGCCCAGCGGCCGCACGGGGGTGCCGAGGCGTCTTGTGGCCTGCGCTTCGGGGCGAGCGCAGCGCAAGGCTGGCGCGCGCGCATGGAGGATGCCCACTGCACTTGGCTTTCGTTACCTGGTCTGCCCCTGGGCTGGGCCTTGTTTGCCGTCCTCGACGGCCACGGTGGGGCTCGAGCTGCCCGCTTCGGTGCACGCCATTTGCCAGACCATGTGCTCGAGGAGCTGGGCCCGGAGCCTAGCGAGCCCGAGGGCGTGCGCGAGGCGCTGCGCCGAGCCTTCTTGAGCGCCGACAAGCGCCTGCGCTCCCTCTGGCCCCGCGTGGAAACAGGCGGCTCCACGGCCGTGGCGTTGCTGGTCTCCCCGCGGTTTCTGTACCTGGCGCACTGCGGTGACTCCCGCGCGGTGCTGAGCCGCGCTGGTGCAGTGGCCTTCAGCACAGACGACCACCGGCCCCTTCGACCCCGGGAACGCGAGCGCATCCACGCCGCTGGCGGCACCATCCGCCGCCGCCGCGTCGAGGGCTCTCTGGCCGTGTCGCGAGCGTTGGGCGACTTTGCCTACAAGGAGGCTCCGGGGAGGCCCCCCGAGCTACAGCTTGTTTCTGCGGAGCCTGAGGTGGCCGCACTGGCACGCCAGGCTGAGGACGAGTTCATGCTCCTGGCCTCTGATGGCGTCTGGGACACTATGTCTGCTGCTGCCCTGGCGGGACTGGTGGCTTCGCGCCTCCGCTTGGGTCTGGCCCCAGAGCTTCTCTGCGCGCAGCTGTTGGACACGTGCCTGTGCAAG ggcagcctggacaacatgacctGCATCCTGGTCTGCTTCCCCGGGGCCCCTAGGCCTTCTGAGGAGGCGATCAGGAGGGAGCTCGCACTGGAGGCAGCCCTGGGCCGCAGAATCGCTG AACTGTGTGCCGATGCTCAGGAGCTACCCAGCCTGAACACAGTTTTCAGGACTCTGGCCTCAGAGGACATCCCAGATTTACCTCCTGGGGGAGGGCTGGACTGCAA GGCCGCTGTCATTGCTGAAGCTTATTCTCAGATCTGCCAGGTCTCAGAAGAGTGCAGAGAG AAGGGGCAGAATGGCGCTGGGAAGTCCACCCCCACGCATTTGGGCTCAGCTTTGGACATGGAGACCTGA